From Triticum urartu cultivar G1812 chromosome 2, Tu2.1, whole genome shotgun sequence, a single genomic window includes:
- the LOC125540699 gene encoding uncharacterized protein LOC125540699 has product MAKYFQSAPVSNEALKHKEILLDGLYMHQDLDGSPNQNQKTIVNPNLPLQFGCTVANDWIIYDGLGPDKKLVARAQGPHMGAGITKGSWFICFNMVFVDERFAGSSLKVLGHFEEPVEGEWAILGGTGEFAYAQGVVTFKKVQDGSTRVRQLQIRAICLSFPSSLSMPTKMGPWGGNGGSIQDITTGTPMRLQSVTLSSESSWIVSLAFTYIDKLGKRRNEGPWGPDKGNSQTIEFGPKEYVTEISGTIDNVISSLVITTNMKKYGPFGHEKGNRFSAAVPENTCVVGFFARTGNALDAVGVYHGPIMV; this is encoded by the exons ATGGCCAAGTATTTCCAGAGTGCTCCTGTTAGCAATGAAGCACTGAAGCACAAGGAGATTCTCTTGGACGGCCTGTACATGCACCAGGACCTTGACGGATCACCAAATCAGAACCAGAAAACTATAGTGAATCCTAACCTCCCTCTGCAGTTCGGCTGCACCGTGGCTAATGACTGGATCATATATGATGGCCTTGGCCCCGATAAGAAGCTTGTTGCACGCGCACAAGGGCCACATATGGGGGCAGGTATAACCAAAGGAAGCTGGTTCATATGTTTCAACATGGTGTTCGTCGATGAGAG GTTTGCGGGTTCCAGCCTTAAGGTGCTCGGACATTTTGAAGAGCCGGTAGAAGGTGAGTGGGCAATCCTTGGTGGGACAGGAGAGTTTGCCTATGCACAAGGTGTGGTGACCTTCAAGAAAGTCCAGGACGGAAGCACTAGGGTCAGACAGCTTCAGATACGTGCCATCTGCCTCAGCTTTCCATCGTCACTTTCAATG CCTACGAAGATGGGGCCATGGGGTGGAAATGGAGGCTCCATTCAAGACATCACCACCGGAACCCCGATGCGCCTGCAAAGTGTGACACTCAGCAGTGAGAGCAGCTGGATTGTCTCTCTTGCATTTACTTATATTGACAAACTTGGGAAGAGGCGCAACGAAGGTCCCTGGGGTCCTGACAAAGGGAACAGTCAAACT ATCGAGTTCGGACCTAAAGAATATGTGACGGAAATATCAGGGACAATTGACAATGTCATATCGTCACTTGTTATCACGACAAACATGAAAAAGTATGGGCCGTTTGGGCATGAGAAGGGCAATCGTTTCAGCGCCGCCGTGCCAGAAAACACATGTGTTGTGGGATTCTTTGCCAGGACTGGGAATGCTCTTGATGCCGTTGGTGTTTACCATGGCCCCATCATGGTTTGA